Proteins from one Bradyrhizobium amphicarpaeae genomic window:
- a CDS encoding bifunctional salicylyl-CoA 5-hydroxylase/oxidoreductase, which translates to MKVAIIGGGPAGLYAAILLKKQRPGADITVYERNRADDTFGFGVVFSDATLDNFEKHDPPSYRRITQEFAYWDDIAVHFRGTVHRVGGNGFCGCSRSKLLLILQERARELGVVLHFEVDIDDESRFAEADLVLIADGINSRFREKYVDHFQPEVDLRSNKFAWMGSTKPLDAFTFIFQETEWGPFIAHAYQYEAGHSTWIFETDPETFERAGLTGLDETQSAARMAEIFGWFLDGHKLLTNRSMWRNFPMIRSKRWVKDNMVLLGDAKASAHFSIGSGTKLAMEDAIALAEAMAKAPGIKAALDVYEHGRREEVEKTQHAADVSLVWFEHVDRFWDFDPVQFAFGVMTRSKAITYDNLKLRAPDFVAEVEKSFAKQVRDNGFDVDTEKPVVPLFQPFRLREMEVANRAVMSPMCMYSAKEGVPTDFHLVHYGSRAIGGAGLIFTEMTCVSRDARITPGCAGLWNDEQEAAWRRIVDFVHGNSAAKLCLQLGHAGRKGATRLMWDGMDRPLEEGGWDVISASPLPYFPDSQVPRELDRAGMNAVRDSFIAAAERGERCGFDMLELHCAHGYLLASFISPLTNTRTDEYGGSLENRLRFPLEIFEALRLAWPSHKPMSVRISATDWADGGITGDDAVAIARAFVEAGVDLVDVSTGQTVRDAQPIYGRMFQTPFSDQVRNEARVATMCVGNITTADQANTILAAGRADLVALGRPHLVDPFFTMKAAAWYGATDAFCPPQYLPGMDQIFRNSARDRQDLEELRIKAKPKTRAELKAEATKPLAAE; encoded by the coding sequence ATGAAAGTCGCGATCATCGGTGGCGGACCTGCGGGTCTCTATGCTGCGATCCTGCTCAAGAAGCAGCGCCCGGGCGCCGACATCACGGTGTATGAGCGCAACCGGGCCGACGACACCTTCGGCTTCGGCGTGGTGTTCTCGGATGCCACGCTGGACAATTTCGAAAAGCACGATCCGCCGAGCTATCGCCGCATCACCCAGGAATTCGCCTACTGGGACGACATCGCCGTGCATTTCCGCGGCACCGTCCACCGGGTCGGCGGTAACGGCTTTTGCGGATGCTCCCGAAGCAAGTTGCTCCTGATCCTCCAGGAGCGGGCTCGCGAGCTTGGCGTCGTCCTGCACTTCGAGGTGGACATCGACGACGAATCCCGGTTCGCCGAAGCCGATCTCGTCCTGATCGCCGACGGCATCAACAGCCGCTTCCGCGAGAAATACGTCGATCACTTTCAGCCCGAGGTCGACCTCCGCTCCAACAAGTTCGCCTGGATGGGCTCGACCAAGCCGCTCGACGCCTTCACCTTCATTTTCCAGGAGACCGAGTGGGGGCCGTTCATCGCCCACGCCTATCAGTATGAGGCCGGACACTCGACCTGGATCTTCGAGACCGATCCTGAGACGTTCGAGCGGGCTGGCCTGACGGGGCTGGACGAGACGCAGTCTGCCGCGCGGATGGCCGAGATTTTCGGCTGGTTCCTCGATGGGCACAAGCTGCTCACCAACCGTTCGATGTGGCGCAACTTCCCGATGATCCGGAGCAAGCGTTGGGTCAAGGACAACATGGTGCTGCTCGGCGATGCCAAGGCGAGCGCGCATTTCTCCATCGGCTCGGGCACCAAGCTCGCGATGGAAGATGCCATTGCCCTCGCAGAAGCGATGGCGAAGGCGCCGGGCATCAAGGCCGCGCTCGACGTTTACGAGCACGGCCGCCGCGAGGAGGTCGAGAAGACGCAGCACGCCGCCGACGTCTCGCTGGTCTGGTTCGAGCATGTCGACCGCTTCTGGGATTTCGATCCCGTGCAGTTTGCTTTCGGCGTGATGACGCGCTCGAAGGCGATCACCTATGACAATCTGAAGCTTCGCGCGCCCGATTTCGTGGCCGAAGTCGAGAAGTCGTTCGCCAAACAGGTTCGCGACAACGGCTTTGACGTCGACACCGAGAAGCCGGTGGTGCCGCTGTTCCAACCGTTCCGGTTGCGCGAGATGGAGGTCGCCAACCGCGCGGTGATGTCGCCGATGTGCATGTATTCGGCGAAGGAGGGCGTGCCGACCGATTTCCACCTGGTGCATTACGGCTCACGCGCGATCGGTGGTGCCGGCCTGATCTTCACGGAGATGACCTGCGTCAGCCGCGACGCTCGCATCACGCCCGGCTGCGCAGGTTTGTGGAACGACGAGCAGGAGGCCGCCTGGCGGCGCATCGTGGATTTCGTCCACGGCAATTCGGCTGCAAAGCTCTGCCTCCAATTGGGCCACGCCGGCCGCAAGGGCGCGACCAGGCTGATGTGGGACGGCATGGACCGTCCACTGGAGGAGGGCGGCTGGGACGTGATCTCAGCATCACCGCTGCCCTATTTCCCCGACAGTCAGGTGCCGCGCGAGCTCGATCGCGCCGGGATGAACGCGGTGCGGGATTCCTTTATCGCGGCGGCCGAGCGCGGCGAACGATGCGGTTTCGACATGCTGGAGCTGCACTGCGCCCACGGCTATCTGCTTGCGAGCTTCATTTCGCCGCTGACGAATACCCGCACCGACGAGTATGGCGGCTCGCTCGAAAACCGTCTGCGTTTCCCGCTCGAGATCTTCGAGGCGCTGCGATTGGCGTGGCCGTCGCACAAGCCGATGTCGGTACGCATTTCCGCGACAGACTGGGCCGACGGCGGCATCACCGGCGACGATGCGGTGGCGATTGCGCGCGCCTTCGTCGAGGCCGGCGTCGATCTCGTCGACGTCTCGACCGGGCAGACCGTCCGCGATGCGCAGCCGATCTACGGGCGCATGTTCCAGACGCCGTTCTCGGATCAGGTCCGCAACGAGGCCCGCGTGGCCACGATGTGCGTCGGCAACATCACGACGGCCGACCAGGCCAACACCATTCTGGCTGCCGGCCGGGCAGACCTCGTCGCGCTTGGTCGGCCGCATCTGGTCGATCCCTTCTTCACGATGAAGGCGGCGGCCTGGTATGGGGCAACGGACGCGTTCTGCCCGCCGCAATATCTGCCCGGAATGGATCAGATTTTCCGCAACAGCGCCCGCGACCGTCAGGATCTCGAGGAGCTGCGCATTAAGGCTAAGCCCAAGACCCGGGCCGAGCTCAAGGCGGAGGCGACAAAGCCGCTTGCGGCGGAGTAA
- a CDS encoding flavin-dependent oxidoreductase, whose protein sequence is MKAIIVGGGIGGLTTALMLRSRGLDCEIFEQADTIRELGVGINTLPHAMRELAGLGLLQKLDDVAVRTDQLYYLNRHGQEVWREARGVDAGHDVPQFSIHRGRLQGVIHRAVEERLGHEAIHTGCRLGAFTQDEGGVTAYFFDRAGAHVHTARGDILIGADGIHSRVRDTMFPNEGPPCWNGLMLWRGARDWPLFLTGKSMIVAGGLNAKVVIYPIAEGSSPASRLTNWAVLVKVGEGNAPPPRKEDWSRPGRREELMPHVARFSIPHIDVKSLISATPEFYEYPTCDRDHLPYWSSGRVTLLGDAAHPMYPVGSNGASQAILDARCLADALVRAEHPRQALLEYEKKRLPMTADIVRSNRRGGPEGVIDAVEQLAPDGFDNVDNVLSYSQREAIVRGYATKAGFAAVPGLAAVRA, encoded by the coding sequence ATGAAGGCGATTATTGTCGGTGGCGGTATCGGTGGTCTTACCACGGCATTGATGCTGCGGTCGCGCGGCCTCGACTGCGAGATCTTCGAGCAGGCCGACACGATCCGCGAACTCGGTGTCGGCATCAACACGCTGCCGCATGCCATGCGCGAGCTCGCCGGCCTCGGCCTGCTCCAGAAGCTCGACGACGTCGCTGTTCGTACCGACCAGCTCTATTACCTCAACCGTCACGGCCAGGAGGTCTGGCGCGAAGCCCGCGGTGTCGACGCCGGTCACGACGTGCCGCAATTCTCGATTCATCGCGGCCGGCTTCAGGGCGTCATCCATCGCGCCGTCGAGGAGCGGCTCGGACACGAGGCGATCCACACCGGTTGCCGCCTCGGTGCCTTCACGCAGGACGAGGGCGGCGTCACCGCTTACTTTTTCGATCGGGCGGGCGCGCATGTCCATACCGCGCGCGGCGACATCCTGATCGGCGCCGATGGCATCCATTCCCGCGTTCGCGACACGATGTTCCCGAATGAGGGACCGCCGTGCTGGAACGGCTTGATGTTGTGGCGCGGCGCGCGCGACTGGCCGCTATTTCTCACCGGCAAATCGATGATCGTGGCCGGCGGCCTCAACGCCAAGGTGGTGATCTATCCGATCGCGGAGGGATCGAGCCCGGCGAGCCGCCTGACCAATTGGGCCGTGCTGGTGAAGGTGGGCGAGGGCAATGCACCGCCGCCGCGCAAGGAGGACTGGTCGCGGCCGGGTCGCCGCGAGGAGCTGATGCCGCATGTCGCCCGCTTCTCAATCCCCCATATCGACGTCAAGAGCTTGATCTCGGCGACGCCCGAATTCTACGAATATCCGACCTGCGATCGCGATCACTTGCCCTATTGGTCGTCCGGGCGCGTGACGCTGCTCGGCGATGCCGCACATCCCATGTATCCGGTCGGCTCCAACGGCGCCTCGCAGGCGATCCTCGATGCGCGCTGCCTTGCTGATGCGCTGGTGCGCGCAGAGCATCCACGCCAGGCGCTGCTCGAATACGAGAAGAAGCGCCTGCCGATGACGGCCGATATCGTTCGCTCCAACCGGCGCGGCGGCCCCGAGGGTGTCATCGACGCCGTCGAGCAGCTCGCGCCCGACGGATTCGACAATGTCGACAACGTGCTGAGCTATTCCCAGCGCGAGGCCATCGTGCGCGGCTATGCGACCAAGGCGGGCTTCGCCGCCGTGCCGGGGCTCGCGGCGGTGCGCGCCTAA
- a CDS encoding cupin domain-containing protein: protein MTSEITGITRANEGIQGISWNILGQTYVPKSKTEHSFSWHATLPPGTFVPPHIHPDQDEYLYMLEGKLDFMLGNSESQATAGDLIRLGMGVPHGIFNKSEQTAKVLFWVSPTKKLFDLFWGLHNMKEQKPEDVVAMAAEFNIHFLPPPPGG from the coding sequence ATGACAAGCGAAATCACCGGCATCACGCGAGCCAACGAGGGCATTCAGGGCATCTCCTGGAACATCCTCGGCCAGACCTATGTGCCGAAAAGCAAGACCGAGCACAGCTTCTCCTGGCACGCGACTTTGCCGCCGGGCACGTTCGTGCCGCCGCACATCCATCCCGACCAGGACGAATATCTCTACATGCTGGAGGGCAAGCTCGACTTCATGCTCGGCAATTCGGAGTCGCAGGCAACGGCCGGCGACCTGATCCGGCTCGGCATGGGCGTGCCGCACGGCATCTTCAACAAGTCGGAGCAGACCGCAAAGGTACTGTTCTGGGTCTCACCGACCAAGAAGCTGTTCGATCTGTTCTGGGGCCTTCATAACATGAAGGAGCAGAAGCCCGAGGACGTGGTGGCGATGGCGGCCGAGTTCAACATCCACTTCCTGCCGCCACCTCCCGGCGGCTAG